One region of Streptococcus parasanguinis genomic DNA includes:
- a CDS encoding zinc-binding dehydrogenase — MLNQIFQLTQPKNITIKYQEEDMSRGDKVLIRPYYMAICHADQRYYQGKRDPKVLKKKLPMALIHESSGIVVADPTGTYQPGQIVAMVPNQPPHQSEGAFFENYLEGTHFLSSGFNGFMQEVVALPLDRVVAYPEEVRGPVTALAEFSSVAMHAIHRFDLIAHQRRESVLILGDGSLSYVVATSLHYLYPELKITVVGRNSDKLQLFNFIHQAILTSELTDDQRFDHAFECTGGQGSEPAINDIIDHIKPQGTVMLMGVSDNRVAVNTRDVLEKGLTFVGSSRSGREDFERAVEMLANRRVQSRLKNIIHVDGEVQTIPDIHRAFATDLITPFKTVFKWGL, encoded by the coding sequence ATGTTGAACCAAATCTTTCAGCTGACCCAGCCGAAAAACATCACCATCAAATACCAAGAAGAAGACATGAGCCGTGGAGACAAGGTGTTGATTCGCCCTTATTACATGGCTATTTGTCATGCGGACCAACGTTACTATCAAGGGAAGCGGGATCCTAAAGTGCTTAAAAAGAAATTACCCATGGCCCTGATCCATGAGTCGTCTGGTATCGTGGTAGCGGATCCTACGGGGACCTATCAACCAGGACAGATCGTGGCTATGGTTCCCAATCAGCCTCCCCATCAATCAGAGGGTGCCTTCTTTGAAAATTATTTGGAGGGGACACACTTCTTGTCTAGTGGTTTTAATGGCTTTATGCAGGAAGTGGTTGCCTTACCGCTGGATCGTGTAGTGGCTTACCCAGAGGAAGTTCGAGGCCCTGTGACAGCTTTAGCGGAGTTTAGTAGTGTTGCTATGCATGCCATTCATCGATTTGATCTTATTGCCCACCAACGAAGAGAGTCAGTTTTGATTTTAGGTGACGGTAGTCTTTCATATGTTGTTGCGACTTCTTTGCACTATCTTTACCCAGAGTTGAAAATTACGGTCGTAGGGCGCAATAGTGATAAACTGCAATTGTTTAATTTTATCCATCAGGCGATTTTGACCAGCGAGTTGACAGACGATCAACGGTTTGATCACGCCTTTGAATGTACTGGTGGTCAAGGAAGCGAACCAGCCATCAATGATATTATTGATCATATCAAACCCCAAGGAACTGTGATGTTGATGGGGGTTAGTGACAACCGGGTCGCAGTCAATACAAGGGATGTTCTTGAAAAGGGCTTGACTTTTGTAGGGTCTTCTCGCTCAGGTCGTGAAGATTTCGAGCGGGCTGTAGAGATGCTGGCTAATCGTCGAGTCCAAAGTCGTTTGAAAAACATTATCCACGTTGATGGAGAAGTTCAAACCATTCCAGATATTCATCGAGCTTTTGCGACGGATTTGATCACACCGTTTAAAACGGTCTTCAAGTGGGGATTGTAG